The sequence below is a genomic window from Ciceribacter thiooxidans.
CGGGACGAAGAAGTAAAGCAGGCCGAAGATCAGCGCGGCCCAGCCGACGATGCGTGTCCAGATGCTCATTTCAGCCACCTTTCGGCGCGGATACGCAGCCAGATATAGATGATGTTGGCAAACGCCGTGACGACGATCATGCCGAAGGCCATGGCATAGCCGAGATGCGGATTGCCGAGGACGTCGCCGCGAATCTGCGCGTAAAGCTGGATCGGCACGATGTTGAGGCTCGATCCCGTCAGGGCGATCGCGGTCGCGACGGCGCCGAAGGCGTTCGCAAACAGCAGCGCGAACGTGCCGAGCAGGGACGGGAAGAGGATCGGCAGTGCGACCATGCGCCAGTATTGCAGGGCCGTGGCGCCGAGCACCTCGGCCGCTTCGCGCCATTCCCGGCGCAGGCCCTCGAGCGCCGGCGTGATGATCAGGATCATCAGCGGGATCTGGAAAAAGAGATAGGTGACCGTCAGACCCCAGAAGCTCAGTATATTGAACCCGAGGTCGCGCTGGAGGACGATCCCGAAATTGCTGCGAAGGAAGACCGTGACGAGGCCGACCGGGCCGAAGGTCGCGAGGAAGGCGAAGGCGAGCGGAACGCCCGCGAAGTTGGACGCCACGCCGGAAAAGGTGAGCAGCGGCGACTTGACCCATCGCGGGACCGTGCCGAACACGACGGCTGCAGCCATGGCAAAGCCGATGAGGCTGCCGAGTGCGGCCGAGGCGACCGAGATCTTCACCGAGATCCAGTAGCTCGAGGGAATCGTCCCGGAATTCAGGTCGACGATGTTCTGCAGGGTGAAACTGCCGTCGCTCGTCTGGAAGGCGCCGATGACGATGTGCATCGTCGGCAGGATCAGAAACATGGTCACGAACAGGGCAAAGGGCACCAGGCCCAGCCATGTGAGGGGTACACGCAATCGACGTGACGGGGAGTTTCGTTCATGTAGGGGCCTTCGCGGCGGCAATGATCAAAATTTTACGAAGTAAGGCTTAGAACTTCGAGAATGGCAAGCTCCGGCCCGACAGGCGGACCGGAGCCTGGACTTCAGGTCGGCTTACTGAACGTTTGCGCCGACGACGCTGTCCCAGCCGCCGGTTACGGCAGCCTTGTTGGCATTCTGCTCCTCGACGGTCGGGAAGACGGCGGCTTCGTAGCTTTCAGCCGGCGGCAGCTTGTCGAGCAGGTCCTGCGGGACCTTGCCTGCCTTGGACATGGCGGTGAAGCGGGCCGGGTGGCAATAGCCCTTCAGCCACAGGTTCTGGCCTTCGTCGGAGTAGAGGTATTCCATCCACAGCTTGGCAGCGTTCGGATGCGGGGCGTAGGCCGAAATGCCCTGGACGTAGACGCCTGCAAGGACACCCGTCTTCGGAACGACGATGTCGACCGGCGGGTTGCCGGCGAGTTCGTCGCGCCATGCCAGCACGTTGTAGTCCCAAGCGATGGCGATCGGGGTCGCGCCCTGGGCGATCGTGCCGGCCTTGGCGATGACCGGAACGAAGTTGCCGGCCTTGTTGAGCTCGGCGAAGTATTCGAGGCCGGCCTTGCCGGACTCTTCGCCAGCCTTGGCGCCCTTGTGCAGACCGGCGGCGAGAACGCCGAGGATGGCCTGGTTGGAGGCGCGCGGGTCACCGGCGAGAGCGACCTGGCCGGCATAGTCGGGCTTCAGGAGGTCGGCCCAGTCGGCCGGGGTTTCCTTGACGAGGTCCTTGTTCACGATGAACGACAGAACGCCGTAATAGTCGCCGTACCAGTAGCCTTCGGCGTCCTTGACGGTGTCGGGGATTTCGTCCCAGGTGGAGACCTTGTAGGGCTGCAGCAGGCCATCGGCCTTCATCTGCGGACCGAAGGCGAGGCCGACGTCGACGACGTCAGGCGCCTGCGGGCCCTTGTTGTCCTTGTTGGCCTTGATGGCCTCGACTTCGTCGGCCGAGCCGGCGTCCGGGTTCAGCTCGTTGACCTGGATTTCCGGATACTTGGCCTTGAAGCCGGCAATGACGTCACCGTAGCCGCACCAGCTGTGGGGCAGGGCGACGGTCGTCAGCGCGCCTTCCTTCTTGGCGGCGTCGATGAGTTCGGCGCTCGGGTCGGCAACAGCAACGGCAGAGGACGCGATGACCATGGCGGTCGAGAGCGAAAGTAGGCGACGGAAGTGGCTAGTCACGGAAGTTCTCCTTGTTTTGTTTGAAGGCGACGCGCGTCTGATATTCGGGTTCGATGATAGTTATGTGACAGCTCGCGGCCCCGCGCGTCGGGGTAGCTTGCTCTTCTTCTCCGTTGAATTTTAACGTTTTTCCTTTCCCCCTCCTGGATCAACGCAATTTGCGAAAAAGTCGGGCCTGCTCGAAGAGCTCCTCGAGAGTCTTCATGCGCTCGCGGGTTTCGTCCCATGCCGAGCTCTGGACCGCCTCGATCAGCGCCTCGACGACGAAGAGTGTCACCACCGAGGAATCCCAGGCGGACGGCGCCTCGATCTGGACCTTGAAACTGTGCAGGGCGTGCTTGACGACCGGTGAGGTCCACTGGTCGGTGAAAAGGATAATCTGCACGCCGGCCGCCTTGGCGACGGCGGCAAGCGTCGCCATGTCCGCCTCGTAGCGGCGGATGTCGAAGATCACCAGCACGTCGCCGGTGTTCATGTTCAGCACGTGCTGCGGCCATGAGCTGGCGTTCGACGACATCAGCGTCGTCTTCGGCCGGATGACCTGCATGTGGGTAAAGAAGTATTCCGCGAGCGCACCGGTAATGCGGCCGCCGACGAAATAGACATTGCGCTTCTTGTCGGCGAGGAGCTTTGCCGCCTCGTCGAAGCTCGTCGCGTCGAGCTCGCTCAGCGTCTGTCGCATGTTGTTCATCACCGCTTCGGCGAAGCGGTTGAGCACGTGGGTGCCCGGCGCGTTGGAGGCCCAGCGGTCGTGCTTGGCGATCGGGTTGGAGATCGAGGCCTCGAGCTCCTGGTGCAGATGCGCCTGAAATTCCGCATAACCCTTGTAGCCGAGCTTCTGCACCATGCGCGCAACCGTCGGCGTGGAGACGCCCGCGTTTTCCGCGACGGTCGTGATGCTGCCCAGGCCGGAGACGGGGTAGTTCTCGAGCAGACTCTCCGCCAGCCGCCGTTCGGCAGGGGTCAACCCCGCGAAATGGGCGTGGATTACGTCCGAGACTGTCTTTGACGTCGTGAGCACGAGTTTTCATGTTCCCCAGTCCGGTCTTCGCCGGCTCATGGGAAATTTATCAACCGTGCCCGCCACGCTGTCAATCCGCATCTTGAAGAGAAATTTTCAGAACCGGATTGACTTGCAGCAAAACGTGAAGAATTCTCTTCGGAAGGTAGAGAGGCGCAAAGCCTCCGGGGAGAATTGCCGAATGCTCTTGAGAACGGATATTCTTTCGGCCGCCGACGGGGATGCAGTCTCCGTGGAGAACGCGGCGGCGGCGGGAGAGGTGTTGCTCGTCTGCGAACATGCATCGCGGACATTGCCGCAGCGAGCGGGGGATCTCGGCCTTTCCGAAGAGGCCCTGTCGAGCCATATCGCCTGGGACCCGGGCGCCCTCGACATTGCCCGCATGCTCTCGCGCTCGCTCGACGCGACGCTCGTCGCGCAGCGCTTTTCCAGGCTGGTCTACGACTGCAACCGTCCGCCGGAATCGCCCGCCGCGATGCCTGAAAAAAGCGAGATCTACGACATTCCGGGCAACCACGACCTGGACGTTGCGGAACGCTACGCCCGGACCGCTGCGCTCTACGTGCCTTTCCATGACCGGATCGCCGCCATCATCGCCGAACGGAAGGCCGCCGGCCGGCGCACGGTGCTGGTGACGGTTCACAGTTTTACGCCGGTCTATATGGGGCGCCGCCGCGAGGTGGAGGTCGGCATCCTGCACGACGAGGACAGCCGGCTTGCCGATGCGATGCTGACTGCTGCCGGACCGCAGCCGTCGTTCCGGGTCGAGCGCAACGAGCCCTATGGACCGCAGGACGGTGTCACCCATACGCTGAAACTGCACGGACTTTCTTCCGGGCTCGCGAACGTGATGATCGAGGTCCGCAACGACCTTCTGAAGGACGAGGCCGGCAAGCAGGCCATGGCCTCATATCTCACCGGATTGTTGCAGGAGGGGCTTGGCCGAATCTCTTCCTGAGTGATCCCTGCATTTCGAGAATTGGCATGGTTTTATAATCAAAAGGGGAACAGATGCCGAAGGGAATGAAGCAAGGGGATGCCGCGGATACCGTTCCGGCGATCACCCTGACGGATGGCGGAGGCTTTCATGCCTGAGGCGATCCGGACCTATGTACGCGTCGTGGACGGATTCAACCGCCGTGTCGGGCGGGTCGTCATGTACGGCATATTCGTCATGATGGGCATCATGCTCTATTCGGTGGCGTCGAAATCCATGCGGCTGCCGGCCAACTGGACGCTGGAAACGGCCCAGTTCGTCATGGCAGGCTACTATCTTCTCGGCGGTGCCTATTCGCTTCAGCTCGACAGTCACGTGCGCATGGACCTCATCTACGGCAAATGGTCTCCGAGGACCAAGGCCGCGGTCGACGTCATCACCATCCTCATGCTCTTCGTCTACCTGTTCTTCCTGCTTTACGGCGGCGTGTCGAGCACGGCCTACGCCCTGAAGTTCAGTGAGACGAGCTACTCCTCCTGGTCGCCCTACATGGCGCCGATCAAGATCGTCATGGTCGTCGGCATCGTGCTCACCTTCCTGCAGGCGACGTCGATTTTCCTGAAGGACCTGGCCGTTGCAATCGGGAGACCGATCGCATGAGCTACGAGATGATCGCCCTCCTGATGTTCACCTCGATGATGCTGTCGATGCTGACCGGACAGCGCATCTTCGCTGCGATCGGTTTCGTCGGCGTCGTCGCCGCGGCTTTCCTCTGGGGCAATGGCGGGTTCGAGCTCGGCTTTTCGGCCAGCATGAAGCTGATGAAGTGGTATGCGCTGCTGACGCTGCCGATGTTCATCTTCATGGGCTACATGCTGTCGGAATCCGGTATCGCCGAAGACCTCTACCGGGCCTTCCACGTCTGGTTCGGTGGCTTGCGTGGCGGTCTGGCGCTCGGCACGATCGGTCTGATGGTCGTGATCTCGGCGATGAACGGGCTTTCCGTCGCCGGCATGGCGATCGGTGCCACCATCGCGCTGCCGGAACTGCTTCGCCGCGGCTACGACAAGATCATGGTCTCGGGCGTCGTGCAGGCCGGCAGCTCGCTCGGCATCCTCGTTCCGCCGAGTGTGGTCATGGTGCTTTACGGCATGATCGCGCGCCAGCCGGTCGGCCAGCTCTGGCTCGCGGGCGTCTTTCCCGGCCTGCTGCTCGCGGTGTTGTTTGCCGTCTACGTGGTGATCCGATGCTGGATCAATCCCGCTCTCGGGCCCGCGCTTCCGAAAGAAGAGCGCGACATGCCGATGATCGAGAAGCTGAAGCTGCTGCAGGCCGGCATTCTCCCCTTCCTCATCTTCTTTCTGATGATGGGACTGTTCGTGCTCGGCGTCACCAGCCTTGTCGAGAGCTCGGCGGTCGGTGCGCTCGGCGCCCTGCTCGCGACCTGGATCAAGGGGCGGCTGACATGGACGCTGTGGAACCGCGTTCTCGAACAGACGCTCGGCATCTCGTGCATGTTCATGTGGATCATCCTTGCCGCACTCTGCTTCGGCGCGGTGTTCGACGGGCTCGGCGCGGTCAAGGCACTGGAAAAGCTGCTGGTCGGCGACCTGGGCCTGTCTCCGTGGCAGATCCTCATCCTGATGCAGGTGTCGTTCCTGATCATGGGCGCCTTCCTCGACGATACGGCCATGCTGGTGATCGTCGCGCCGCTCTACATCCCGCTCGTCGGCAAGCTCGGCTTCGACCTGATCTGGTACGGCGTGCTCTACACGATCACCTGCCAGATCGCCTACATGACCCCGCCCTTCGGGTACAACCTGTTCCTGATGCGGGCGATGGCGCCGCCGGAAATCTCGCTGCTCGACATCTACCGTTCGATCATCCCCTTCGTCCTCATCATGATGCTCGGCATGATCATCATCATGGCGTTCCCGGAGATCGCCCTGTGGTTGCCCCAGCACGTCTACGTCAGGGGATAGAGCGGGCAGGAGCGCCCGCTGGGCGGGCAATGCGCTTGTGTTTCCCGCGGCTTGCCGCGGGGATCATCCGAAAGAAGAAGTGAAAAACAAAGCAGAGAGGGAATAGGACATGACGAACAGAAGAAGTTTTCTGAAGAATGCCGGCCTCGCCGCCGCGGCCGCTCCGGCGGTGCTGGCCGCTCCGAACGTCAAGGCACAGGACAAGAAGATCACCTGGCGCCTGCAGACCTATGCCGGTGCGGCGCTTGCCGAAGAAGTGGTGCGTCCGTGCGTCGACGCCTTCAACAAGGCCGCCAACGGCCAGATGGTGATCGAACTCTATACCGCCGACCAGCTGGTGCCGACGGGCGAACTGTTCCGCGCCATGCAGGCCGGCACGATCGATGCCGTGCAGTCGGACGACGACTCGATGAACTCGCCGGTCGACATCAAGGTGTTCGGTGGGTACTTCCCCTTCGCCTCGCGCTTCAGCCTCGACGTGCCGACGCTGTTCCACAAGTACGGTCTCGCCGACATCTGGGACGAGGCCTATGGCGAGGTCGGTGTGAAGTGGCTTTCGGCCGGCGCATGGGATCCGTGCAACTTCTCGACCAACAAGCCGATCAAGTCGCTTGCCGACCTGCAGGGCCTGCGCGTCTTCACCTTCCCGACGGCTGGCAAGTTCCTCGAGCAGTTCGGTGTGATCCCGGTCACGATCCCTTACGAGGACACCCCGGTCGCCATGCAGACCGGCGAAATCGACGCCGTCGCCTGGTCGGGCATCACCGAAGTGACGACCGTCGGCTGGGACAGCGTGGTCAAGTACTTCCTGACCAACAACATTTCGGGCGGCTGGTGCGGATCCTTCTTCGCCAATGCCGACCGCTGGAAGGAAGTACCCGAACACCTGCAGCAGCTGTGGCGCGTCTGCATGGACAGCTCGCACTACCGTCGCCTGCACTGGTATTGGGGCGGCGAGGCGGCCCTGCGCGCCGGCGGCAGCAAGCTCGAACTCACCTCGATCCCGGATGCCGAATGGAAGACGGTCGAGGAGAAGGCCTTCGCCTTCTGGGACGAGATCGCTGCGCAGAGCGAGCGCAATGCCAAGGTGGTCAAGATCCTCAAGGACTACCAGGCCGTCATGGAGAAGGCCGGTCAGCCCTACCGGAACGGCTGATCGCCGCATGAAACCCCGTCCGGGGCGCTGCGCGTCCCGGACGGTTCCCCGACGAGAATTCCCCCCAAGGAACGAAACACGCCTGTCAGGAAACACCGATGTCTGCACAGTACACTTTTGACGATCTGAAGATGGATGTGGCCGAGGGCCGCATCGACACCGTTCTCGCCGTGCTGGTGGACATGCAGGGCCGGCTGATGGGCAAGCGTTTCCAGGCCGAATTCTTCGTGGAGAGCGCCTACAAGGAAACCCACAGCTGCAACTACCTGCTTGCGACCGACATGGAGATGGAGACGGTCTCCGGCTACCAGGCGACGAGCTGGGAAAAAGGCTATGGCGACTACACGATGAAGCCGGACCTTTCGACGCTGCGCAAGACGCCCTGGCTCGAAGGCACGGCGCTCGTCATCTGCGACGTCCTCGACCACCACAGCCACGCCGACGTGCCGCATTCGCCGCGTGCGGTCCTCAAGAAGCAGATCAAGCGTCTCGAAGACATGGGCATGAAGGCCTTCATGGCGACCGAACTGGAATTCTTCCTGTTCGACCAGACCTATGACGATGCGCGCATGTCCGGCTACCGCGACCTCCAGCTCGGCTCGGGCTACAACGAGGACTACCACATCTTCCAGACGACCAAGGAAGAAGACGTCATGCGCGCGATCCGCAAGGGTCTGCAGGGCGCGGGCATTCCGGTCGAGAACACCAAGGGCGAGGCGTCCGCCGGCCAGGGCGAGGTCAACGTCCGCTATGCCGACGCGCTGACCATGGCCGACCGGCATGCGATCATCAAGAACGCCTGCAAGGAGATCGCCTGGTCGCGCGGCAAGGCGATCACCTTCCTCGCCAAGTGGAACTACAATTCCGCCGGCTCGTCATCGCACATCCACCAGTCGCTGTGGAGCGCCGACGGCAAGACGCCGCTGTTCTTCGACGAGAACGGCGAGCACGGCATGTCAACGACGATGAAGCACTACATGGCCGGTCTCCTCGCCCATGCGAGCGAGATCACCTATTTCCTGGCGCCCTACATCAATTCCTACAAGCGCTTCATGGCCGGCACCTTTGCGCCGACCAAGGCGATCTGGTCGAAGGACAACCGCACCGCCGGCTACCGGCTCTGCGGCGAGGAGACCAAGGGCATCCGCGTCGAGTGCCGCGTCGGCGGCTCCGACCTCAACCCCTATCTCGCCATGGCCGCGCTGATTGCCGCAGGCATCGACGGCATCGAGAAGAAGCTTGAACTGGAGCCGGCCTTCGTGGGAGACGCTTACGGAGCCCGCGAGGTTCGCGAGATTCCCCGTACGCTGCGTGCGGCGGCGGAATCGCTGCGCAATTCCGCCATGCTCCGGGCGGCGCTCGGCGACGACGTCGTGGACCACTATGTCCGCGCGGCCGAATGGGAACAGGAAGAATACGACCGCCGCATCACCGATTGGGAAGTGGCGCGCGGTTTCGAGAGAGCTTGAACCACACAGACAGGAATTAAGATCATGACAATGATCCAATGTATCTCGCCGATCGACGGATCGGTCTATGCCGAGCGCCAGGCGATGCCGCTCGATGCGGCGAAGGACGCCGTCCAGCGTGCGCGCAAGGCGCAGAAGGCCTGGGCGCGTCGCCCGCTCGAAGAGCGGGTGCAGCTCGTGCTGAAGGGGGTCGCCCGCCTCAACGAAATGTCCGACGAAGTGGTGCCGGAACTCGCCCACATGATGGGCCGGCCGATCCGCTACGGCGGCGAATACAAGGGCTTCAACGAGCGCTCGAACTACGTCGCCTCGATCGCGGCGGATGCGCTCGCGCCGCTGGTGATCGAGGACAGCGCCACCTTCGAGCGCCGCATCGAGCGCGAGCCGCACGGCGTCGTGCTCGTCATTGCGCCGTGGAACTATCCCTACATGACGGCGATCAACACGGTGGCGCCGGCGCTGATGGCCGGCAACACGGTCGTCATCAAGCATGCCACCCAGACGCTGCTCGTCGGCGAGCGCATGGTGCGCGCCTTCGTCGAGGCCGGCGTTCCGGAAGACGTCTTCATCAACCTCTTTCTCGACCACGCCACCACCACGGCGCTGATTGCCACCGGCAGCTTCGACTTCATCAACTTCACCGGCTCCGTCGAGGGCGGACGGTCGATCGAGCGGGCGGCCGCCGGCACCTTCGCCGGCCTCGGGCTGGAACTCGGCGGCAAGGACCCCGGCTATGTGATGGAGGACGCCGATCTCGACGCCGCCGTCGACACGCTGATGGACGGCGCCAC
It includes:
- a CDS encoding ABC transporter substrate-binding protein; the encoded protein is MVIASSAVAVADPSAELIDAAKKEGALTTVALPHSWCGYGDVIAGFKAKYPEIQVNELNPDAGSADEVEAIKANKDNKGPQAPDVVDVGLAFGPQMKADGLLQPYKVSTWDEIPDTVKDAEGYWYGDYYGVLSFIVNKDLVKETPADWADLLKPDYAGQVALAGDPRASNQAILGVLAAGLHKGAKAGEESGKAGLEYFAELNKAGNFVPVIAKAGTIAQGATPIAIAWDYNVLAWRDELAGNPPVDIVVPKTGVLAGVYVQGISAYAPHPNAAKLWMEYLYSDEGQNLWLKGYCHPARFTAMSKAGKVPQDLLDKLPPAESYEAAVFPTVEEQNANKAAVTGGWDSVVGANVQ
- a CDS encoding TRAP transporter small permease subunit → MPEAIRTYVRVVDGFNRRVGRVVMYGIFVMMGIMLYSVASKSMRLPANWTLETAQFVMAGYYLLGGAYSLQLDSHVRMDLIYGKWSPRTKAAVDVITILMLFVYLFFLLYGGVSSTAYALKFSETSYSSWSPYMAPIKIVMVVGIVLTFLQATSIFLKDLAVAIGRPIA
- a CDS encoding N-formylglutamate amidohydrolase, coding for MLLRTDILSAADGDAVSVENAAAAGEVLLVCEHASRTLPQRAGDLGLSEEALSSHIAWDPGALDIARMLSRSLDATLVAQRFSRLVYDCNRPPESPAAMPEKSEIYDIPGNHDLDVAERYARTAALYVPFHDRIAAIIAERKAAGRRTVLVTVHSFTPVYMGRRREVEVGILHDEDSRLADAMLTAAGPQPSFRVERNEPYGPQDGVTHTLKLHGLSSGLANVMIEVRNDLLKDEAGKQAMASYLTGLLQEGLGRISS
- a CDS encoding aldehyde dehydrogenase family protein, with the protein product MTMIQCISPIDGSVYAERQAMPLDAAKDAVQRARKAQKAWARRPLEERVQLVLKGVARLNEMSDEVVPELAHMMGRPIRYGGEYKGFNERSNYVASIAADALAPLVIEDSATFERRIEREPHGVVLVIAPWNYPYMTAINTVAPALMAGNTVVIKHATQTLLVGERMVRAFVEAGVPEDVFINLFLDHATTTALIATGSFDFINFTGSVEGGRSIERAAAGTFAGLGLELGGKDPGYVMEDADLDAAVDTLMDGATYNSGQCCCGIERIYVHESLYDAFVEKSVAWVSNYKLGNPLDPETTLGPMAHRRFAAHVREQIAAAVAKGAKALVDPKLFPEDDGHAYLMPQILVNVDHSMSFMKDETFGPAVGIMKVKSDAEAIELMNDSPYGLTASLWTQDPTRAAHIGREIETGTVFMNRADYLDPALCWTGCKETGRGGSLSVIGFQNLTRPKSYHLKKVTK
- a CDS encoding glutamine synthetase family protein, with protein sequence MSAQYTFDDLKMDVAEGRIDTVLAVLVDMQGRLMGKRFQAEFFVESAYKETHSCNYLLATDMEMETVSGYQATSWEKGYGDYTMKPDLSTLRKTPWLEGTALVICDVLDHHSHADVPHSPRAVLKKQIKRLEDMGMKAFMATELEFFLFDQTYDDARMSGYRDLQLGSGYNEDYHIFQTTKEEDVMRAIRKGLQGAGIPVENTKGEASAGQGEVNVRYADALTMADRHAIIKNACKEIAWSRGKAITFLAKWNYNSAGSSSHIHQSLWSADGKTPLFFDENGEHGMSTTMKHYMAGLLAHASEITYFLAPYINSYKRFMAGTFAPTKAIWSKDNRTAGYRLCGEETKGIRVECRVGGSDLNPYLAMAALIAAGIDGIEKKLELEPAFVGDAYGAREVREIPRTLRAAAESLRNSAMLRAALGDDVVDHYVRAAEWEQEEYDRRITDWEVARGFERA
- a CDS encoding ABC transporter permease subunit, yielding MFLILPTMHIVIGAFQTSDGSFTLQNIVDLNSGTIPSSYWISVKISVASAALGSLIGFAMAAAVVFGTVPRWVKSPLLTFSGVASNFAGVPLAFAFLATFGPVGLVTVFLRSNFGIVLQRDLGFNILSFWGLTVTYLFFQIPLMILIITPALEGLRREWREAAEVLGATALQYWRMVALPILFPSLLGTFALLFANAFGAVATAIALTGSSLNIVPIQLYAQIRGDVLGNPHLGYAMAFGMIVVTAFANIIYIWLRIRAERWLK
- a CDS encoding MurR/RpiR family transcriptional regulator is translated as MLTTSKTVSDVIHAHFAGLTPAERRLAESLLENYPVSGLGSITTVAENAGVSTPTVARMVQKLGYKGYAEFQAHLHQELEASISNPIAKHDRWASNAPGTHVLNRFAEAVMNNMRQTLSELDATSFDEAAKLLADKKRNVYFVGGRITGALAEYFFTHMQVIRPKTTLMSSNASSWPQHVLNMNTGDVLVIFDIRRYEADMATLAAVAKAAGVQIILFTDQWTSPVVKHALHSFKVQIEAPSAWDSSVVTLFVVEALIEAVQSSAWDETRERMKTLEELFEQARLFRKLR
- a CDS encoding TRAP transporter large permease, whose translation is MSYEMIALLMFTSMMLSMLTGQRIFAAIGFVGVVAAAFLWGNGGFELGFSASMKLMKWYALLTLPMFIFMGYMLSESGIAEDLYRAFHVWFGGLRGGLALGTIGLMVVISAMNGLSVAGMAIGATIALPELLRRGYDKIMVSGVVQAGSSLGILVPPSVVMVLYGMIARQPVGQLWLAGVFPGLLLAVLFAVYVVIRCWINPALGPALPKEERDMPMIEKLKLLQAGILPFLIFFLMMGLFVLGVTSLVESSAVGALGALLATWIKGRLTWTLWNRVLEQTLGISCMFMWIILAALCFGAVFDGLGAVKALEKLLVGDLGLSPWQILILMQVSFLIMGAFLDDTAMLVIVAPLYIPLVGKLGFDLIWYGVLYTITCQIAYMTPPFGYNLFLMRAMAPPEISLLDIYRSIIPFVLIMMLGMIIIMAFPEIALWLPQHVYVRG
- a CDS encoding TRAP transporter substrate-binding protein, which produces MTNRRSFLKNAGLAAAAAPAVLAAPNVKAQDKKITWRLQTYAGAALAEEVVRPCVDAFNKAANGQMVIELYTADQLVPTGELFRAMQAGTIDAVQSDDDSMNSPVDIKVFGGYFPFASRFSLDVPTLFHKYGLADIWDEAYGEVGVKWLSAGAWDPCNFSTNKPIKSLADLQGLRVFTFPTAGKFLEQFGVIPVTIPYEDTPVAMQTGEIDAVAWSGITEVTTVGWDSVVKYFLTNNISGGWCGSFFANADRWKEVPEHLQQLWRVCMDSSHYRRLHWYWGGEAALRAGGSKLELTSIPDAEWKTVEEKAFAFWDEIAAQSERNAKVVKILKDYQAVMEKAGQPYRNG